Proteins from a genomic interval of Streptomyces sp. NBC_01445:
- the mgtA gene encoding magnesium-translocating P-type ATPase: protein MTDTAPETDPGRTTLQLLRSLDSGPRGLTEAEAERRLARHGENVLPDTRPLSWPRLAARSLRDPFTGVLLCLGLVSATVAAWGTACVILVLVAVSCGLRSAGERRADSAMAGLRDLVATTATVLRRPGDDESAPPAEHEAPVSQLVPGDVVLLGPGDLVPADVRLLRAQGLTVQQAAFTGESVPVDKRPVDLPTDGESAHLCFQGGSVASGSASAVVLATGAGTRFAASHRTVGAPRGASAFERSVHGISWTLIRFMLLTPPLVLMAGAALRGRGLETLPFAVAVAVGLTPEMLPVIVTTALARGSALLARTHGVIVKRLPALHDIGAVDILCVDKTGTLTQDRPAVDLARTDPDALHWAAVAAWWTLQLADLPTPDTLDEAVITQGLAADPAVTDTYDGITALPFDPVRRLATAVVRRPGGLGTVTLAVKGSVENVLDRCALDDTERASLLARAAALSGDGLRLLAVATAERPARHRPYRTADERGLTFTGFVAFTDALVPTAAQALRDLGERGVTVKVLTGDHPGTAARALRDLGLAPGDVQTADVLDALTDGELARLAHRTTVFARCTPAHKARIVTALRAGGETTVGFLGDGVNDLPALRAADVGICPRDAVPVARDAADIVLAQPADRPGKDLTAIGHAIAAGRHSSGNIATYLRVTLSSNLGNVIAMLSAGLLLPFLPMLPAQVLAQNLCFDGAQLSFAFDRPAPDALRRPTTLRPRDFLRFITGFGVLNAAADLATFGVLALALRSTAGAADEAAFHSGWFTENLLTQALVMLLLRTGRAPRTPGPVRWAVASLTAVGILLPLTPAARPLGMTPLPPVYYALLAAVLALYAVALTAVKRRYLREA, encoded by the coding sequence GTGACCGACACAGCCCCGGAGACGGACCCCGGCCGTACGACCCTCCAGCTCCTGCGCTCCCTCGACAGCGGCCCGCGCGGCCTCACCGAGGCGGAGGCCGAGCGGCGCCTCGCCCGCCACGGCGAGAACGTCCTGCCGGATACGCGTCCCCTGTCCTGGCCCCGCCTGGCCGCCCGCAGCCTGCGCGACCCGTTCACCGGCGTCCTGCTCTGCCTCGGCCTCGTCTCGGCGACCGTCGCGGCCTGGGGCACCGCCTGCGTGATCCTCGTCCTGGTCGCCGTCAGCTGCGGCCTGCGCTCCGCCGGCGAGCGCCGCGCGGACAGCGCCATGGCGGGCCTGCGCGACCTGGTCGCGACGACGGCGACCGTGCTGCGCCGCCCCGGCGACGACGAGAGCGCCCCACCGGCCGAACACGAGGCCCCCGTAAGCCAGTTGGTGCCCGGCGACGTGGTGCTGCTCGGTCCCGGCGACCTGGTCCCCGCCGACGTACGCCTCCTGCGGGCGCAGGGCCTGACCGTGCAACAGGCCGCGTTCACCGGGGAGTCGGTGCCCGTCGACAAGCGGCCCGTGGACCTGCCCACGGACGGCGAGTCGGCGCATCTGTGCTTCCAGGGCGGCAGCGTGGCCTCCGGGAGCGCGAGCGCCGTGGTGCTCGCGACGGGCGCCGGCACCCGCTTCGCCGCCTCCCACCGCACGGTCGGCGCACCGCGCGGGGCGAGCGCGTTCGAGCGCTCCGTGCACGGCATCTCCTGGACCCTGATCCGCTTCATGCTGCTGACGCCGCCGCTGGTCCTGATGGCGGGCGCCGCGCTGCGCGGCCGGGGCCTGGAGACCCTGCCGTTCGCCGTCGCGGTGGCCGTCGGGCTCACTCCGGAGATGCTGCCGGTCATCGTCACGACGGCGCTCGCCCGCGGCTCCGCGCTGCTCGCCCGCACCCACGGCGTCATCGTCAAACGGCTCCCCGCGCTGCACGACATCGGCGCCGTCGACATCCTCTGCGTCGACAAGACAGGCACCCTCACCCAGGACCGCCCGGCCGTCGACCTCGCCCGCACCGACCCCGACGCCTTGCACTGGGCGGCCGTCGCCGCCTGGTGGACGCTCCAGCTCGCCGACCTGCCGACCCCGGACACGCTCGACGAGGCGGTCATCACGCAGGGCCTCGCGGCAGACCCGGCCGTCACGGACACGTACGACGGGATCACCGCCCTGCCCTTCGACCCCGTACGCCGCCTCGCCACCGCCGTCGTCCGGCGGCCCGGCGGCCTCGGCACGGTCACGCTCGCCGTCAAAGGCTCCGTGGAGAACGTCCTCGACCGGTGCGCCCTCGACGACACCGAGCGCGCGAGCCTGCTCGCCCGGGCCGCGGCGCTGTCCGGCGACGGGCTCCGGCTCCTCGCCGTGGCGACCGCCGAACGCCCCGCCCGGCACCGCCCGTACCGCACCGCCGACGAACGCGGCCTCACCTTCACCGGCTTCGTCGCCTTCACCGACGCCCTCGTGCCGACCGCCGCGCAGGCCCTGCGCGATCTCGGAGAGCGCGGCGTCACGGTCAAGGTGCTCACCGGCGACCACCCCGGCACCGCCGCTCGCGCCCTGCGCGATCTGGGGCTCGCCCCCGGCGACGTACAGACCGCGGACGTCCTCGACGCGCTCACGGACGGGGAACTGGCCCGCCTCGCCCACCGCACCACCGTCTTCGCCCGCTGTACCCCCGCCCACAAGGCGCGCATCGTCACCGCCCTGCGCGCCGGCGGGGAGACGACCGTCGGCTTCCTGGGCGACGGCGTGAACGACCTGCCCGCGCTGCGCGCCGCCGACGTCGGGATCTGCCCGCGCGACGCGGTCCCCGTGGCGCGCGACGCGGCGGACATCGTGCTCGCGCAGCCCGCGGACCGGCCGGGCAAGGACCTCACCGCGATCGGCCACGCGATCGCCGCGGGCCGCCACAGCAGCGGCAACATCGCCACGTATCTGCGCGTCACGCTCTCCTCGAACCTCGGCAACGTGATCGCGATGCTCTCGGCGGGCCTCCTGCTGCCGTTCCTGCCGATGCTCCCGGCGCAGGTGCTCGCGCAGAACCTGTGCTTCGACGGGGCCCAGCTCTCGTTCGCCTTCGACCGCCCGGCGCCCGACGCCCTGCGCCGGCCCACGACGCTGCGCCCGCGCGACTTCCTGCGCTTCATCACCGGGTTCGGCGTCCTCAACGCCGCCGCCGACCTCGCGACCTTCGGCGTCCTCGCGCTCGCCCTGCGCTCCACGGCGGGCGCGGCCGACGAGGCTGCGTTCCACTCGGGCTGGTTCACCGAGAACCTCCTGACGCAGGCTCTGGTGATGCTGCTCCTGCGCACCGGCCGCGCCCCGCGCACCCCGGGCCCGGTCCGCTGGGCGGTCGCGTCCCTGACCGCCGTCGGCATCCTGCTGCCCCTGACCCCCGCCGCCCGCCCGCTCGGCATGACTCCCCTGCCGCCCGTGTACTACGCGCTCCTCGCGGCGGTCCTCGCCCTGTACGCGGTCGCGCTGACGGCGGTGAAGAGGCGGTACCTGCGGGAGGCGTGA
- a CDS encoding M23 family metallopeptidase produces MASNRPAPEFSYAPIDEEFGEADERTWDEWNPTEESVRPVRGRHRVAKQRGGLARSSTVLGVGVIAAVGAGGIATAQGGKPPVHISMPDLSAVKDSLPDAKSLPGVGALISDGSDDDSSGADAAPLTGAGITTADAEQGTTAGEALRARIMQQAEQQQDQAADAEAAAAEEAAAKKAAEDAAKEQDAASAKAAAEKKKAEEAAKKKAEAERLAKLAKSFTLPVASYTITGTFGQPGSMWSSGYHTGLDFAAPTGTPLKAIHSGTVKEAGWAGAYGYRTVLELPDGTELWYCHQSSLNVSAGQKVTSGDVIGRVGATGNVTGPHLHLEVHPGGQATGVDPAPWLRSNGLTI; encoded by the coding sequence GTGGCGTCCAACCGGCCTGCCCCAGAGTTCTCCTACGCGCCGATCGACGAAGAGTTCGGCGAAGCGGACGAGCGGACCTGGGACGAGTGGAATCCCACCGAGGAGTCCGTCCGCCCCGTACGCGGCAGGCACCGCGTAGCCAAGCAGCGCGGCGGTCTCGCGCGCAGCTCCACAGTTCTCGGGGTCGGCGTGATCGCGGCCGTCGGCGCGGGCGGCATCGCCACCGCGCAGGGCGGCAAGCCCCCCGTACACATCTCGATGCCCGACCTCTCGGCCGTCAAGGACTCGCTGCCCGACGCCAAGTCGCTGCCCGGCGTGGGCGCGCTGATATCCGACGGTTCGGACGACGACTCGTCCGGCGCCGACGCGGCCCCGCTGACCGGCGCCGGCATCACCACCGCGGACGCCGAGCAGGGCACGACCGCCGGTGAGGCCCTGCGCGCCCGCATCATGCAGCAGGCCGAGCAGCAGCAGGACCAGGCCGCCGACGCCGAGGCCGCAGCCGCCGAGGAGGCCGCCGCGAAGAAGGCCGCCGAGGACGCGGCCAAGGAGCAGGACGCCGCGTCTGCGAAGGCCGCCGCCGAGAAGAAGAAGGCGGAGGAGGCTGCGAAGAAGAAGGCCGAGGCCGAGCGCCTCGCCAAGCTCGCCAAGAGCTTCACGCTGCCGGTCGCCTCCTACACGATCACCGGCACCTTCGGTCAGCCCGGCTCGATGTGGTCCTCCGGCTATCACACGGGTCTCGACTTCGCCGCTCCCACGGGTACGCCGCTGAAGGCGATCCACTCCGGCACCGTCAAGGAAGCAGGCTGGGCGGGCGCGTACGGCTACCGCACCGTCCTTGAGCTCCCGGACGGCACCGAGCTCTGGTACTGCCACCAGTCGTCCCTCAACGTCAGCGCCGGCCAGAAGGTGACCAGCGGCGACGTCATCGGCCGCGTCGGCGCCACCGGCAACGTGACCGGGCCGCACCTCCACCTGGAGGTCCACCCCGGCGGCCAGGCGACCGGAGTGGACCCCGCGCCGTGGCTGCGCTCCAACGGCCTGACCATCTAA
- a CDS encoding PP2C family protein-serine/threonine phosphatase, with protein sequence MGQRGGHGREAEQGLSRARFFVRLLPVLLIVVGAIYDYVTPSTFTGVPLFTAAPLVAAPFFSPRGTFLTGLATVAVVLGVHLRYTRSYDTDAITELVTVVTVAVLACVMNRVVRRGSEQLTSVRQIAEAAQRAVLPEPAERIGGLEIAARYEAAQEGAFIGGDLYAVQDTPHGVRLVVGDVRGKGMGAVSAVAVVIGAFREAAEQEATLEAVAQRLERALAREGLRRNGLDESEGFTTAVLAEIPHGNALVRVINRGHPEPLILGGDGALKVLSPPEPALPLGMGGLGSWPDRASETEFPSGATLLLYTDGLSEARDAEGTFYDPAARLAGRMFSGPDPLLAALTAEVRRHTGGGTTDDMALLAVRRP encoded by the coding sequence GTGGGGCAGCGAGGAGGACACGGGCGAGAGGCGGAGCAGGGCCTGTCCCGGGCCCGGTTCTTCGTACGTCTGCTGCCCGTGCTGCTCATCGTGGTCGGGGCGATCTACGACTACGTCACGCCGTCGACGTTCACCGGCGTGCCCCTCTTCACCGCCGCCCCGCTGGTCGCCGCCCCGTTCTTCTCGCCCCGCGGCACTTTCCTGACCGGCCTCGCGACCGTCGCCGTCGTACTCGGGGTGCATCTCAGATACACCCGCAGTTACGACACCGATGCCATCACCGAACTCGTCACGGTCGTCACCGTCGCCGTCCTCGCCTGTGTCATGAACCGCGTCGTGCGGCGGGGCAGTGAGCAGCTCACCTCCGTGCGCCAGATCGCCGAGGCGGCCCAGCGCGCCGTCCTGCCCGAGCCAGCGGAGCGCATCGGCGGCCTGGAGATCGCGGCCCGCTACGAGGCGGCCCAGGAGGGGGCCTTCATCGGGGGCGACCTGTACGCGGTGCAGGACACCCCGCACGGGGTGCGGCTCGTCGTGGGCGACGTACGCGGGAAGGGCATGGGCGCGGTGTCCGCCGTGGCCGTCGTCATCGGCGCCTTCCGGGAGGCGGCCGAGCAGGAGGCGACCCTGGAGGCGGTCGCGCAGCGCCTGGAGCGGGCGCTCGCGCGGGAGGGGCTGCGGCGCAACGGCCTCGACGAGTCCGAGGGTTTCACCACGGCCGTGCTCGCCGAGATCCCGCACGGCAACGCCCTCGTACGGGTCATCAACCGCGGCCATCCGGAACCCCTGATCCTGGGCGGCGACGGGGCGCTCAAGGTCCTGTCACCGCCGGAGCCCGCGCTGCCGCTCGGGATGGGTGGCCTCGGCAGCTGGCCCGACCGGGCGTCCGAGACGGAGTTCCCGTCCGGGGCGACGCTGCTGCTCTACACCGACGGTCTCTCGGAGGCGCGCGACGCGGAGGGCACCTTCTACGACCCCGCGGCCCGGCTCGCGGGGCGGATGTTCTCGGGCCCCGATCCGCTGCTGGCCGCGCTCACCGCCGAGGTCCGCCGGCACACCGGGGGCGGCACGACGGACGACATGGCGCTGCTCGCGGTGAGGCGGCCGTGA
- a CDS encoding tellurite resistance TerB family protein translates to MALWDRFKESASTMQTQLMAKKNDLKSGAFRDASMAMCALVAAADRNIDPAERSRVAQLISTNEVLQNFPADQLQSRFDANLNKLTADFDFGKVSVLQEIAKAKKKPAEARAVIQIGIVIGGADGDFDKAEQAVVREACLMLDLPPHEFDL, encoded by the coding sequence ATGGCCCTGTGGGATCGCTTCAAGGAGTCCGCGTCGACGATGCAGACGCAGCTCATGGCGAAGAAGAACGACCTGAAGAGCGGCGCCTTCCGTGACGCGAGCATGGCGATGTGCGCGCTGGTCGCCGCGGCCGACCGGAACATCGACCCGGCCGAGCGCAGCCGCGTGGCCCAGCTCATCTCCACGAACGAGGTGCTGCAGAACTTCCCGGCGGACCAGCTCCAGAGCCGCTTCGACGCGAATCTGAACAAGCTGACCGCCGACTTCGACTTCGGCAAGGTCAGCGTCCTCCAGGAGATCGCCAAGGCGAAGAAGAAGCCCGCCGAGGCGCGCGCGGTCATCCAGATCGGCATCGTCATCGGCGGCGCGGACGGCGACTTCGACAAGGCCGAGCAGGCCGTCGTCCGCGAGGCCTGCCTGATGCTCGACCTGCCCCCGCACGAGTTCGACCTGTAG